GGACGAGGAACCACGGATCAATCTTGGTCAGCTCAAAAACACGCTCGACCGACATGCCGATCCCGAAGGCATCGGCGACGTACCACAGGCGATCCGGGGTCGGGCGCGCCAGCTGTTCGTCGATAGTGGCCGGGTCGACCGTCTTCAGATTGAAGCCATCGACGCCGACTTCCAGACCACGCAGTGCTTTCTGCAGGGATTCCTGGAAGGTGCGGCCGATAGCCATGACTTCACCGACCGACTTCATCTGGGTGGTCAGGGTGTTGTCAGCCTGCGGGAATTTCTCGAAGGCGAAACGCGGCACCTTGGTGACGACGTAGTCGATGGACGGCTCGAAAGAGGCCGGGGTCTTGCCGCCGGTAATGTCGTTCGACAGTTCGTCGAGGGTATAACCGACCGACAGCTTGGCGGCGATCTTGGCAATCGGGAAGCCGGTCGCCTTGGAGGCCAGGGCCGACGAACGCGAGACGCGCGGATTCATCTCGATGACGATCATTCGACCGTCCTTCGGGTTGATCGAGAACTGTACGTTCGAACCGCCGGTATCGACGCCGATTTCCCGCAGCACGGCGATCGAGGCGTTACGCAGGATCTGGTATTCCTTGTCGGTCAGGGTCTGGGCCGGGGCGACGGTGATCGAGTCGCCGGTATGGACGCCCATCGGATCGAGGTTTTCGATCGAACAGATGATGATGCAGTTGTCCGCCTTGTCGCGAACCACTTCCATCTCGTATTCCTTCCAGCCGAGCAGCGACTCTTCAATCAGCAACTCGTTGGTCGGCGAGGCTTCGAGACCGCGCTTGCAGATGGTCTCGAACTCTTCCATGTTGTAGGCGATGCCGCCGCCCGTGCCACCCAGCGTGAAGGACGGCCGGATGATGGTCGGGAAGCCGATCACGGCCTGCACCTGGTAGGCCTCTTCCATGCTGTGGGCCGTAGCCGACTTGGCAGAACCGAGACCAATCTTGGTCATCGCGTCCTTGAACTTCTGCCGATCCTCGGCCTTGTCGATGGCTTCCTTCGAGGCGCCAATCAGCTCGACATTGAACTTGGCGAGGACGCCTTCACGGTCGAGGTCGAGGGCGCAGTTGAGCGCCGTCTGACCGCCCATGGTCGGCAGCAGCGCGTCCGGGCGTTCCTTTTCGATGATCTTGGCGACAACCTGCCAGGTGATCGGCTCGATGTAGGTAACGTCGGCCATTTCCGGGTCGGTCATGATGGTCGCCGGGTTGGAGTTAACCAGGATGACCTTGTAACCCTCTTCGCGCAGGGCCTTGCAGGCTTGCGCGCCGGAGTAGTCGAATTCGCAGGCCTGACCGATGATGATCGGGCCGGCGCCAATAATCAAAACACTTTTTATGTCTGTACGTTTCGGCATTTCTTTACTCTCGCCTTATTTCGCCGGCTGCAACGCGGCAACGCCACGCGTCATGGCATCCAGGAAGCGGTCAAACAGGTAGGCCACGTCATGCGGACCGGGGCTGGCTTCGGGGTGACCCTGGAAGGAGAACGCCGGCACGTCGGTGCGGGCAATGCCTTGAAGGGAACCGTCGAACAGCGACACATGGGTGGCGCGCAGGTTGGCCGGCAGGGAATCGGCATCGACAGCGAAACCGTGGTTCTGGCTGGTGATCAGCACCTGGCCGGTGTCCATGTCCTTGACCGGATGGTTGGCACCATGGTGACCGAACTTCATCTTCAGGGTCTTGGCGCCTGACGCCAGGGCCAGCAACTGATGGCCGAGGCAGATGCCGAACGTCGGAATACCCCGATCGAGGAATTCACGGATCGCGGCAATGGCGTAATCGCACGGCTCAGGGTCGCCCGGGCCGTTCGACAGGAAAACGCCGTCCGGCTTGAGGGCCAGCACATCAGCCGCCGGCGTCTGGGCCGGCACCACCGTCAGCTTGACGCCGCGCTGGGCGAGCATGCGCAGAATGTTCTTCTTGACGCCAAAATCGTAGGCGACGACATGGAAGCGCGGTGCCGGGCCCGGCTGATAGCCGGTCAGCGTCCATTCACCTTCCGTCCAGGCATAGCTTTCCTTGGCCGAAACGACCTTGGCCAGATCCATGCCGTTGAGACCGGGGAAAGCACGGGCCATGGCCAGCGCCTTCGACTCATCGACATCGCCGGCCAGGATGCAACCGGCCTGGGCACCCTTCTCACGCAGGATGCGCGTCAGCTTGCGCGTATCGATGCCGGCAATGGCAACGATACCGTGCTTTTTGAGGTAGGACGACAGGTCGTCCTGGCTCCGCCAGTTCGAGGCGACCAGCGGCAAGTCACGAATGACCAGACCGGCGGCGTAATTGGCGTTGGATTCAAAATCCTCCGCATTGCAACCGGTGTTGCCGATATGCGGATAGGTCAGGGTGACAATCTGGCGGCAATAGGAGGGATCGGTGAGGATTTCCTGATAGCCCGACATGGCGGTGTTGAACACCACCTCGCCACTGGTGACACCGTCTGCGCCGATGGATTGGCCCTTGAAAACCGTTCCGTCGGCGAGGGCGAGAATGGCGGGTATGAATGAGGGCAGCAACGACACGACCGGCTCTCCTTGAATTTCTAATTATTCATGTGCCGAGCGGGAAGGCTTGCGCCTCCCCGCTCGTGCTTTTTAACCTTCCTATTTTAGCCGAAAAGTGGCTTTTCAGGCAAATTCAAGGGATTACGCGAGTCTCGACGTACTGCTGCAAAACCGGCTTTACCTGCGCCATTTCATCAGCAAGATCGGCGTGGAGACGCTGACAGGCGGGCCAGTCAACGCTATCGGGAGCGAACGCGGCCTGCTCGATTTCCATCGCCAGACGTCGGGCCGTTTCGGCATGAAACATGGCCAGAAGACTCTTCACGGTATGGGCATGCATGCGCAAAGCTTGCCCATCCACACTATCGAGCGCACTCTTGATGCGCCCGAGATGGGTATCCCACTCCGACAGAAACATCCCTGCCATCGTGGCGAATAGTTCGGGGTCACCAATGTCGCGCTGTGCCGCCGCCAGATCGATCCGCTTTGTTCCCGAGGGTGGCGCAGCAGCCAACAATGTCGGCTGATCAATATCGACGCAGCCTCGACTGCGCCCGAGGGCAGCAAACAACTCTGCCGGCCGCAAGGGCTTGGCGACGTAATCGTTCATGCCCGCCTCCATGCAGCGATCGTGATCGCTGGCCATGACATTAGCGGTCATGGCGATGATATAGACAGGTTTGACCTCATGGGAAAGCACCCAGCTCCGGCGCATCTCCCTGGACCGAATCGCCTCGGCCGCCTCGACCCCGCCCATCACCGGCATCTGCATGTCCATCAGGATAACGTCATAATGATCAGTGTCAAACAGATCAACCGCCTCGACCCCATTGTTGGCCAAGGTCACCCGATGCGACTGGCGCTCAAGCAGGCGTTTTGCCAATTCCTGATTGACCGGATTGTCTTCGACCAGAAGGATATTGAGCGGTGTATCAGTACCTTGGGGAGCATTGTCCAGATCTATGTCGGCGAGAACGAAGTTTTCCTGCAAGCTGTTGTCCGGACCTTCAGCCAAGCCCAGCGCATCGACCAGATCTGCGCCACCGACCGGCTTGACCAAATGGGCGGAAACACCAATCTCCCTGAGGCGGGTCAGATCGTGGCGCTGATTTTCCGTGGTCAGCATGATCAGAAGTTTTTCGACCCGCCCCGATTTCTGCCAGGCTTCAGCCAGGGCAAACCCGGCCGGTGCAGCCATGCCGGCATCAGCAAAGACATAGTCGTAGGGGAAATCGACCGCACGACTGCGCTCGATGGCCGCTACAGCCGAGGCCCCATCGACTGAAAACGAAGACTGGATACCGAGCCGCTCCAGCAACTCGACCATGTAACGCCCGGCCTTTTCGTTGTCATCAATGACCAGAGCGCGCCGCCCACCATATTGAGAGCCGGCGAAAAACGCCTGTGTCTGCGTGATGGCCGACGCCTCGACGCCAAAGCGACCCGTAAACGAGAACACGGACCCAACGCCGGGGGTACTCTCGAGCGTGATCTTGCCATCCATCAGCTGCACCAGTCGGGCGCAGATGGCCAACCCCAGCCCTGTACCACCAAAGCGGCGGGTCGTCGTTACGTCGGCCTGGGAAAAAGCCTCGAAAATAGCCCGTTGCTTGTCGGCAGGCACACCGATACCGGTATCGCGGATGGAAAACCTCAGAAAAACGGACTGATCGGTCTCCTGATCGACCGCCACGTCAAGAACCACTTCGCCATGCTCAGTAAATTTGATCGCATTGCCGATCAGATTGATGATCACCTGGCGCAACCGCGTCGGGTCGCCGACGATTCGCAGCGGCACCTCGGGCCGAACATCAGCCACCAGTTCCAGGCCTTTCTTGTGGGCACTGACCGCAAGCACTCGAACCGCTTCAAGAACGGTGTCCTGAATCGAAAAAGCCAGCGCCTCAAATTCGACCTTGCCAGCTTCGATTTTCGAAAAATCGAGAATGTCATTGACGATGGTCAGCAATGCTTCTGCCGACGACTTGACGGTCTTCAGGTAGTGACGCTGCTCGGCATCCAGTTCGGTATCCAGCGCCAGATCAGTCATGCCGATAATGCCGTTCATCGGCGTCCTGATTTCATGGCTCATGTTGGCCAGAAACGCCCCGCGCGCCTTGTTCGCTGCCTCAGCCGCTTCCTTGGCCGAAATCAGCGCGGCTTCCGCATTCTTCACTTCACTGATATCGCGCTGCAAAACCAGCATGCGCACCGGTTTACCGTCAGCCTCACGCGCCGCTACCGCACCGCGCAACAAAAACCAGCGCCATTGACCATCGCGCGCCTTAAAACGACACTCGGCCTGAAAATGCGGCGACTGGCCCTGGACATGGGCCTCGATCTCCGCCTGCAGGAGGCGCAGATCTTCCGGATGAAGCATGCGCTCCCACTGGGTCAGCGAGTTATCAATCTCGGCGTCGTCGTAGCCCAGCATCTGCTTCCACTGGCGCCCAGCTTCGACGGTGCCGGCACGGAGATTCCAGTCAGCCAGTGCATCGCCCGACAATTTGGTATGCCAGGCGCCAAGATTCATCGCCGCGTAGGCGCGATAAGACGAATCGACAATCCCGATCAGCCTTTCCATGCCATCGGCCAGCACATCCTGCCGGGCAGCCCTGGCCTGCTCGATCAACGCCCGGAATTGCGGCTCGCCTTCGCCACCGAAGATTTCCTGAAGTTGCCGATCCAGCAGGCGGGATTTCATAATCTGGTGCTAACGCAGTCCGAGAACATCCTGCATGTCGAAAAGTCCGCTCTTGCGGCCCGCCAGGAAACGCGCCGCACGCAGACTGCCGAGAGCGTAGGGCATGCGGCTACTGGCCTTGTGCGTCACTTCAACGCGCTCGCCAAGTCCGCAGAACATGACCGTGTGATCACCGACGATGTCGCCACCACGCACCGTGGCAAAGCCGATGGTTGACGGGTCGCGCTCGCCGGTAACACCTTCGCGGCCATAGACCGCACACGTTTCAAGATCGCGACCTAGCGCACTGGCAACCACCTCACCCATGCGCAGCGCCGTCCCGGAAGGCGCATCGACTTTCAGACGATGGTGTGCCTCGACCACTTCGATGTCGTAACCCTGATTGAGGATGCGCGCCGCTGTATCGAGCAGCTTGAAAACGAGATTGACGCCAACCGCCATATTGGGCGCAAAGACCACCGGAATATCCTTGGCGGCGGCTGCGATGACGGCTTTGCCATCGGCTTCGAAACCGGTCGTGCCGATCACCATGGCGACCCCGGCCTGGCGGCATAGCTCGAGATGAACCAGCGTGCCTTGCGGACGGGTGAAATCAATCAGGCAATCGATATTTTTGAGTCCGCCGGCAACATCATCCGTCACCACCACATCGCACGGCATGCTGACCAAATCCCCGGCCGTCTTGCCGATGGCCGGACTGCCCGGCACATCAAAAGCGGCGCCGAGCGCCAGCTGGTCATCCTTCAATGTAGCCTCGATCAGCATGCGACCCATGCGACCACCGGCCCCGACGACACCAATACGTGTTGCACTCATTCTTTAAAACCCCAACATGTCCATGAAACGACGGAAATAGCCCGGCGGCTCGCGCGGCGGCAGCGGCTTGTCGGCCTGCTCCGGCGACAGCGAACCGAGGTCGACGAGACGGGTCTTGTTGACCGGCGCACTCAGTTCGTTCGAATCGCCACTTGCGATATCGCCACTGACGCGCTCAAGGCGACCCTCTCCATCGAAGAAAACGGTCAGCTTGCGCGACTCGACTTCGCCGGTCTTGCCACTCTTGTAGCGATAGATGTAATCCCAGCGCTGATGATGAAAAATATCGCTGACCAGCGGCGTTCCCAACAGAAAGCGAACCTGATCACGTGTCTGGCCCGGCTTGAGCTGGGCAACCATCTCCTGCGTCAGGACATTGCCCTGCTGGATATCGATCTTGTATTCATTGATGAAGCTCGGCTTGTAGGAACAAGCGGCGATAAGCGCGCAAGAAGCGGCGACGAGCAATAGGCGGGAACGGCGCATTCGATTTTCCGGAGTTTTTCAATCGGCTTTGAAGCGGTATATCATACCCGAAATCAGCATTTCGCCTGATCGAACAATTTCAGGAACTCCTAGCAATGAGCGATCCGCAAAGCCTCAAGAATATGGGGCTCAAAGCCACTTTTCCCCGGCTCAAAATTCTTGAATTGTTCGAAACGAGCGCTTTGCGCCACATGACGGCGGAGGACGTGTACAAGCTCCTCATCGCCGAAAACATGGACATCGGGCTGGCCACGGTTTACCGCGTCCTCACCCAGTTCGAACAGGCTGGCCTGCTCGAACGCCACTTCTTCGAATCCGGCAAGGCCGTTTTCGAAATCAACCACGGCAAGCATCACGACCATCTGGTCTGCATCAACTGCGGCCGGGTCGAAGAGTTCTACGATCCGGAAATCGAGAAACGCCAGAACGCCATTGCCCAGGAACGCGGGTTCGCCATCCAGGACCATGCGCTCTACCTCTACGCCAAGTGTTCGAAAACGCAGTGTCCACATCGCGACACGCCAGCGGCCAAAGCCTGACTAACTGGCCGACTCTTCGATGACCGAACTTGGCGCCCTGACACCGGGAGCTTGGCTCTCTTCTGCCGGCACCACTTTTCTGCTCATTGGCCTGGCCGAATTCGGCGACAAAAGCCAACTCGTCTGCATGACCCTGGCCGCCCGCCACCGTGGCCTGCCGGTCGTGCTTGGTGCGGTGGCGGCCTTTGCCCTCCTCAACCTGCTCGCCGTCTTGTTCGGCGCGGCGATTGCCGCCTGGCTGCCGGAATGGGTGGTCACATCAGCTGTCGCCCTGCTCTTCGCCTATTTCGGCGTCAGCGCCCTACGCTTTGAAGAGGCCGAAGAGGACGAAGACATCCCGGAAAAACCCGGCCACAACATTGTCGCCACCACTTTCCTGATGATCTTTTTGGCCGAGTTCGGCGACAAGACCCAGATCGCCGTGGCCGGCCTCGGCGGCACCGCCGATGCAACAGCCACCTGGGTTGGCGCCACCCTGGCCCTGGCCTGCACCTCAATCCTCGGCGTCGTGGCCGGCCGCCGCTGGCTCAATCGACTCCCGTTGCACTGGATTCACCGGGTCAGCGGTGTCTTTTTCCTGCTACTGGCATTGCTGGCCACTCTGCGCCTGATCGGGATTATTTGAGTTACTGCCTAGCCTGGCGAAAGATCATGGCGGTTAGCAAAACCGCCGTCAGATTTTCAAGCGCAGCAATTCCTTGGCATGCTGCAGGGTGATATCGGAAATTTCAACGCCGCCGAGCATGCGGGCGATTTCCTGCACCCGGCCGATTTCATCGAGCGGCTGAATGGCGCTTAGCGTGACGCCATCGCGGGTGGCCTTGCTGACTTGCCACTGCCAGTTGGCCTGCGCCGCGACTTGCGGCAGGTGGGTAACGCAGAGAACCTGACGTTCGCTGCCCAGTTCGCGCAGCAGGCGACCGACGATTTCGGCAACGCCACCGCCGATGCCAACATCGACCTCGTCAAAGATAAGGGTCGGAACGCTGGCTGAGCGCGAGGTGAGTACTTGTATCGCCAGGCTGATGCGCGACAGTTCGCCGCCGGAAGCCACCTTGGCCAGCGGTTTGGCTTCATTGCCGGCCAGACCGCCGATACGGAATTCGATCTGCTCCAGGCCATAGACGGCGCCATCGACCACCGGCACCAGGGCGACTTCGAAACGTCCGGAGGACAGCGCCAGCTGGCGCATGATCTCGCTGACCGCCACCCCCATCTCGGTGGCCGCCTTCTGGCGACCGGCCGAGAGTTTTTCGGCTTGTGCCCGATACGCCTGGCGGGTGGCGACAACTTTGGTGTTTAGCGAATCGAGATCAGCCGACTCATCCAGTTCGGCCAGACGTTGCCGCCAGCCGGCGAGCAAGCCCGGCAATTCCTGCGGCTGAACACGATATTTTCGGGAATGGCTCATCACTGCATCCATCCGGCGCTCAACCTGGGCCAGACGGGCCGGATCGAGATCGGCCCGGTCGGCATAGCGGCGCAAGGTGGACACCGCATCCGACAGTTCGGCCTGCACCGAACCGATCAGCGCGGCGACTTCAGCCAGCGCCGGATCGTATTCAGCGAGATTGCCCAGGCGGGTGGCGACGCCATCGATCTGCCGTTCACAGGCGGCATCGTCGTCGGACAGCACAGCCAGGGCGTACTGGGCGCCCTCGATCAGGCTGGCAGCATGTCCCAGGCGGCGGTGTTCAACGTCGAGCGTTGCCCATTCATCATCGCCAAAGGCCAGGGCGTCGAGTTCGCCGATCTGCCATTGCAACTGCTCGCGTTCGCGCAACAGGGCATCGGCCCCCTCGCTGGCGGCACGCAGCATCGCTTCGGCCTCCCGCCACAGCTTCCAGGCGGCGGCAACTTCACGCGCCACACCGCTCAGCCCGGCATGGCTGTCGAGCAGGGTGCGCTGCGCATCTGAACGGAGCAGGGACTGGTGGGCGTGCTGGCCGTGAATGTCGACCAGCCATTCGCCGACTTCTCGCAGTTGCTGGACGGTTGCCGGCGAACCGTTGATGTAGGCGCGCGAGCGACCGCCGGCATCGACGACGCGGCGCAGGAGCAACTCGTCGTCACCGTCGAGATCGTTGGCCCGCAGCCACTCTCCAACCTGTGGCTGGCCGGCGATATCAAAGGTGGCAGCAACTTCTGCCTTCTCGCAACCGGAACGGACAACCCCTGCATCGGCACGTTCGCCGAGGGTAAGCGCCAGCGCATCGATGAGAATCGACTTGCCCGCCCCCGTTTCGCCGGTCAAAGCACCAAAACCGGCGAGGAACGAGAGCTCCAGCCGGTCGACAATGACAAAGTCGCGAATCGTCAGGTGTTGCAGCATCAGTTACTCTTGGGCCGCTCGCTCCACTGCAGCTTCTGGCGGAGCATGGCGAAATAGCTGTAACCCGGTGGATGCAGAAAGCAGATAGCGTGTTCGGAACGACGCAGACGTACACAGTCGCCGCGTTCCAGATCGAAAGTGACCTGGCCGTCGAAGTGCACACGGGCGTCGTCGGCATTGGCGATACGCAGCTCGATATCGGCGCTTTCATTGACGATGATCGGTCGATTGCTCAGGGCATGCGGGCACAGCGGCACGAGGGCGATACCGGCCGTCGTCGGATGCAGGATGGGACCGCCAGCCGACATCGAATAGGCCGTCGAGCCGGTCGGCGTGGCGACAATCAGGCCATCGGATCGCAGGTTGTAGATGAACTCGCCATCGATGAACAACTCGAATTCGATCATCCGGCCAATGGCGCCCTTGTCGACCACGACATCGTTGAGCGCCATGTTGGAAGCGATTTCCTTGCCGTCGCGCGTCACCTCGGCGGCCAGCAGCATCCGGTTTTCCTGGGTGAAGCGACCGTCGAGCAGATCGTCCATGCAGGTCAGCAGGTCATCACGGGCAATGTCGGTCATGAAACCGAGGCGGCCCTGATTGACGCCGACCAGGGGCACGCAATAACGGGCCAGGCGGCGAGCCGCATTGAGCATGGTGCCGTCGCCGCCAAGCACGATGGCGAGATCGGCATGCGCCCCAATATCATTGAAGCCGCAGGTCACCCAGCGCGACAGATCGACCTTTTTGCCGATATGCTCAGCCGTTTCGCGCTCAATGAAGACCGAGACGCCGCGCTCGTAAAGGTATTCGGCCAGACGACGCAGGGACTCGGCAATTTCCATACTGTGGTATTTGCCGACCAGGGCGATGGTCCGGGGATTTTTCAGGGAAGCGAAGCTTCTGTTCATGGGGTCGAATTCTTGCATAAAAAAGCTGTTGCGGTATGGGCCGCAGATTTTTGTACAATCCAGCCATGCTTGATGAACGTTCGCGCACCCTGCTCAAAACCCTGGTCGAACACTACATTGCCGACGGGCAACCGGTCGGCTCGCGTGCCTTGTCCAAGTTTTCCGGCCTCGACCTGTCGCCGGCGACGATCCGCAACGTCATGGCTGACCTTGAAGAGGCCGGCTTCGTCGCCAGCCCGCACACCTCGGCCGGGCGCATTCCGACAGCACGTGGTTACCGGCTGTTTGTCGATAGTCTGCTCACCGTCCAGCCGCTCGAAGCCCGACAAATGGGCCAGATGGAAGAAGCGCTGCATGGCCGGCCGTCGAGCCAGATTATCGCCAGTGCCTCGCAATTGCTCTCCAGCCTGTCGAACTTTGCCGGCGTTGTCATCGCCCCCCGTCGCCAGGCTAGCCGCATCCGCCAGATTGAGTTCCTCAACCTGTCGGAAAAACGCATCCTGCTCATCATCGTCACGACCGATGGCGATGTGCAGAACCGCATCGTCACGACCGACAAGGCGTATTCGCCGTCGGAACTGGTCAGCGCCGCAAATTACCTGACGCAGAATTTCGCCGGCCTCGATTTCGAGCAGATCCGCCAGCGCCTGGCCAGCGAGATCCAGCAACTCCGTGACGATATCAAGCCGCTGATGGCCCTCGCCCTCGATGCGGGCGACGCGGCCATGGCCGAAAACTCGGCCCCCTACGTCATCTCCGGCGAACGCAACCTGCTTGACGTCGAAGAACTGTCGTCGAACATGAAGAGGCTGCGCGAGTTGTTCGATCTCTTCGAGCAGCGTTCCAGCCTCGTCCGCCTGCTCGACATTTCGCACCGGGCCGAAGGCGTACAGATTTTCATCGGCGGCGAATCGGGCATCGCCCCGCTCGACGAATGCAGCGTCATCGCTGCCCCCTATAGCGTCGATGGCCGCATCGTCGGTTCAGTCGGCGTAATTGGCCCGACCCGGATGGCCTACGAACGGGTCATCCCCATCGTCGATATCACTGCCCGCCTGCTTTCCAGCGCCCTTTCCTACAAGTCGGATAACTAATGCCCCGTTTCCTCCCCGAGCCACCACACCGCCACGGCACCGCCGCCAGCACCGCCGTCGTCCTGGTCAATCTCGGCACGCCTGACGCACCGACTGCCCCCGCCCTCAAGCGCTATCTCAAGCAGTTTCTCTCCGACCCACGCGTCGTTGAAATTCCCAAACCGATCTGGTGGCTGATCCTCAACGGCATCATCCTCAATACCCGGCCGAAGAAATCCGCCGCCAAGTACGCCAGCGTCTGGATGCCAGAAGGCTCTCCCCTGCGCGTCCATACCGAGCGCCAGGCGAAGTTGCTCAACGGGCTGATCGGCCAACGCGGCCATCACGTCAAGGTAACCTGGGCGATGCGCTACGGTTCACCCGCGCTACCCGACGTGCTGACCCATCTCAAGGCCGAAGGAGCCAGCCGTATCCTGATTGTGCCGATGTATCCGCAATATGCGGCGAGCACGACGGCGACGGTGGTTGACGACGCCTGCCAATGGCTGACAAAAATCCGCAACCAACCGGAAATGCGCTTTACGCGGAACTTTCACGACCATGACGGCTATATCGGTGCACTCGAAAAGACGGTACGCAAGCACTGGCAGACGAACGGCCTGCTGGGCGACAAGGACCGCCTGCTCATCAGCTTCCACGGCCTGCCCAAGCGCAGCCTGACCCTGGGCGATCCGTATTTCTGCGAATGCCACAAAACCGGCCGACTGCTCGCCGAGCGACTCAATCTCAAACCGGAACAATTCCAGATCTGTTTCCAGTCACGTTTTGGCAAGGCCGAGTGGCTCCAGCCCTACACTGCCCCGACCCTCCACGAATGGGGCAAGCAGGGCGTCCGCCGGGTCGATGTCATTTGCCCTGGTTTCGTCGCCGACTGCCTCGAAACCCTCGAAGAAATCGCCCAGGAAGGCCGCGACGACTTTCTCAAGGCTGGCGGCAAGGAATACCACTACATTCCGGCGGTCAACGAAGACGATGCCTGGATCAAGGCGCTGGCCGACATTGTTGAAAGCCACCTGGCCGGCTGGCCGACGCAAGTCGCCATCGACCCCCAGTCGCTCGAAACGACGGCCCGACAAGCCATCAAATTCGGCGCCCGCTCGTGAACCCGGTCAC
The DNA window shown above is from Dechloromonas sp. HYN0024 and carries:
- the carA gene encoding glutamine-hydrolyzing carbamoyl-phosphate synthase small subunit — protein: MPSFIPAILALADGTVFKGQSIGADGVTSGEVVFNTAMSGYQEILTDPSYCRQIVTLTYPHIGNTGCNAEDFESNANYAAGLVIRDLPLVASNWRSQDDLSSYLKKHGIVAIAGIDTRKLTRILREKGAQAGCILAGDVDESKALAMARAFPGLNGMDLAKVVSAKESYAWTEGEWTLTGYQPGPAPRFHVVAYDFGVKKNILRMLAQRGVKLTVVPAQTPAADVLALKPDGVFLSNGPGDPEPCDYAIAAIREFLDRGIPTFGICLGHQLLALASGAKTLKMKFGHHGANHPVKDMDTGQVLITSQNHGFAVDADSLPANLRATHVSLFDGSLQGIARTDVPAFSFQGHPEASPGPHDVAYLFDRFLDAMTRGVAALQPAK
- a CDS encoding PAS domain-containing hybrid sensor histidine kinase/response regulator → MKSRLLDRQLQEIFGGEGEPQFRALIEQARAARQDVLADGMERLIGIVDSSYRAYAAMNLGAWHTKLSGDALADWNLRAGTVEAGRQWKQMLGYDDAEIDNSLTQWERMLHPEDLRLLQAEIEAHVQGQSPHFQAECRFKARDGQWRWFLLRGAVAAREADGKPVRMLVLQRDISEVKNAEAALISAKEAAEAANKARGAFLANMSHEIRTPMNGIIGMTDLALDTELDAEQRHYLKTVKSSAEALLTIVNDILDFSKIEAGKVEFEALAFSIQDTVLEAVRVLAVSAHKKGLELVADVRPEVPLRIVGDPTRLRQVIINLIGNAIKFTEHGEVVLDVAVDQETDQSVFLRFSIRDTGIGVPADKQRAIFEAFSQADVTTTRRFGGTGLGLAICARLVQLMDGKITLESTPGVGSVFSFTGRFGVEASAITQTQAFFAGSQYGGRRALVIDDNEKAGRYMVELLERLGIQSSFSVDGASAVAAIERSRAVDFPYDYVFADAGMAAPAGFALAEAWQKSGRVEKLLIMLTTENQRHDLTRLREIGVSAHLVKPVGGADLVDALGLAEGPDNSLQENFVLADIDLDNAPQGTDTPLNILLVEDNPVNQELAKRLLERQSHRVTLANNGVEAVDLFDTDHYDVILMDMQMPVMGGVEAAEAIRSREMRRSWVLSHEVKPVYIIAMTANVMASDHDRCMEAGMNDYVAKPLRPAELFAALGRSRGCVDIDQPTLLAAAPPSGTKRIDLAAAQRDIGDPELFATMAGMFLSEWDTHLGRIKSALDSVDGQALRMHAHTVKSLLAMFHAETARRLAMEIEQAAFAPDSVDWPACQRLHADLADEMAQVKPVLQQYVETRVIP
- the dapB gene encoding 4-hydroxy-tetrahydrodipicolinate reductase; amino-acid sequence: MSATRIGVVGAGGRMGRMLIEATLKDDQLALGAAFDVPGSPAIGKTAGDLVSMPCDVVVTDDVAGGLKNIDCLIDFTRPQGTLVHLELCRQAGVAMVIGTTGFEADGKAVIAAAAKDIPVVFAPNMAVGVNLVFKLLDTAARILNQGYDIEVVEAHHRLKVDAPSGTALRMGEVVASALGRDLETCAVYGREGVTGERDPSTIGFATVRGGDIVGDHTVMFCGLGERVEVTHKASSRMPYALGSLRAARFLAGRKSGLFDMQDVLGLR
- a CDS encoding outer membrane protein assembly factor BamE; protein product: MRRSRLLLVAASCALIAACSYKPSFINEYKIDIQQGNVLTQEMVAQLKPGQTRDQVRFLLGTPLVSDIFHHQRWDYIYRYKSGKTGEVESRKLTVFFDGEGRLERVSGDIASGDSNELSAPVNKTRLVDLGSLSPEQADKPLPPREPPGYFRRFMDMLGF
- the fur gene encoding ferric iron uptake transcriptional regulator, yielding MSDPQSLKNMGLKATFPRLKILELFETSALRHMTAEDVYKLLIAENMDIGLATVYRVLTQFEQAGLLERHFFESGKAVFEINHGKHHDHLVCINCGRVEEFYDPEIEKRQNAIAQERGFAIQDHALYLYAKCSKTQCPHRDTPAAKA
- a CDS encoding TMEM165/GDT1 family protein translates to MTELGALTPGAWLSSAGTTFLLIGLAEFGDKSQLVCMTLAARHRGLPVVLGAVAAFALLNLLAVLFGAAIAAWLPEWVVTSAVALLFAYFGVSALRFEEAEEDEDIPEKPGHNIVATTFLMIFLAEFGDKTQIAVAGLGGTADATATWVGATLALACTSILGVVAGRRWLNRLPLHWIHRVSGVFFLLLALLATLRLIGII
- the recN gene encoding DNA repair protein RecN: MLQHLTIRDFVIVDRLELSFLAGFGALTGETGAGKSILIDALALTLGERADAGVVRSGCEKAEVAATFDIAGQPQVGEWLRANDLDGDDELLLRRVVDAGGRSRAYINGSPATVQQLREVGEWLVDIHGQHAHQSLLRSDAQRTLLDSHAGLSGVAREVAAAWKLWREAEAMLRAASEGADALLREREQLQWQIGELDALAFGDDEWATLDVEHRRLGHAASLIEGAQYALAVLSDDDAACERQIDGVATRLGNLAEYDPALAEVAALIGSVQAELSDAVSTLRRYADRADLDPARLAQVERRMDAVMSHSRKYRVQPQELPGLLAGWRQRLAELDESADLDSLNTKVVATRQAYRAQAEKLSAGRQKAATEMGVAVSEIMRQLALSSGRFEVALVPVVDGAVYGLEQIEFRIGGLAGNEAKPLAKVASGGELSRISLAIQVLTSRSASVPTLIFDEVDVGIGGGVAEIVGRLLRELGSERQVLCVTHLPQVAAQANWQWQVSKATRDGVTLSAIQPLDEIGRVQEIARMLGGVEISDITLQHAKELLRLKI
- a CDS encoding NAD kinase, with product MQEFDPMNRSFASLKNPRTIALVGKYHSMEIAESLRRLAEYLYERGVSVFIERETAEHIGKKVDLSRWVTCGFNDIGAHADLAIVLGGDGTMLNAARRLARYCVPLVGVNQGRLGFMTDIARDDLLTCMDDLLDGRFTQENRMLLAAEVTRDGKEIASNMALNDVVVDKGAIGRMIEFELFIDGEFIYNLRSDGLIVATPTGSTAYSMSAGGPILHPTTAGIALVPLCPHALSNRPIIVNESADIELRIANADDARVHFDGQVTFDLERGDCVRLRRSEHAICFLHPPGYSYFAMLRQKLQWSERPKSN